The region CATCATAGCCGGGACGGGCAATTACGGCAATGGGCAACTGTCGCGCAATGCCGCGCCAGTCCTTCCATTGGTCGAACTGTGCCAGATTATCCCCACCCATCAGCCATATGAAGCGGTTGCGGGGGAAGCGGCGAGTGATTGTTCTTACCGTATTGACGGTAAAACGAGTGCCCAGAGCCTGCTCGATCGCGGTGGCGCGAATCGGTGCGCGGCGAGCCATATGACGCGCGTGGCGAAGCCTGGCGGGCAGCGGCGCCATGCCTTTGCGAGGCTTAAGCGGATTGCCCGGTGACACGAGCCACCAGACCTCGTCGAGCCGCAACGCCTTCGCCGCGAAGAGCGAGATGGCGCGGTGCCCGCCATGGGCCGGATTGAAGGAGCCGCCCAGAAGGCCGATACGCGCCATGCCTTCAGTCGGTATCCACTACGGTCCGCGCTTCGCGCAGTCCGGCACGCCCGCCGCTCGACAGTTGCCGCTTCAGTTGCTCGGGCCGTGGCGCGATCAGAAAGCCGAAGCTGACGCAGCCTTCGCGCGTCCCGACTGCGTGGTGCAGCCTGTGCGCCTGGACGATTCGCTTCATGTAGCGCGATCGCGGGACATGGCGGTGGCCGATGCGGCGGTGAACGAGGATGTCGTGGAAGCCGAGATAAATCAGCCCATAGGCGGCGATCCCGGCCCCGCAGGCCGTCGCCCAATCACCCCAGCCCCATTGCACCCCGCCCAGCAGCAGCAGGATGGAGGGCATGGCGAAGATGACGAAATACAGATCGTTCGCTTCCCACCAGCCGGTGCGGGGGCGATGATGGCTCGCATGCAGGAACCAGCCGGGGCCATGCATCACCCAGCGGTGCATGGCATAGGCGAAGCCTTCCATCGCGGCGACCGTGGCGGCAAAGATGAGGAACAGCGAAAGGACGGTCATGCGGCTCTATATAAGGACGTCTATGACGGCGCGCGACAGGTAAAGCGGGTGGCGTGAAAAAGGCCGGGTCCGATGGATGACAGTCCCACTCTAGCCACGTGCTTTCCGGAACCGGGTGAGGCCCGCGTCGAGGTCCGCGATCAGGTCGGCGGGATCTTCGAGACCGATCTGCAGGCGCACGACGGGCCCCTCCGCTTGCCATGCGGTCGCGGTGCGGTAGCGAGCTGGATCAACCGGAAGGGCGAGGCTTTCAAACCCGCCCCAGCTGTATCCGATGCCGAAATGCGCCAAGCCGTCGATCAGGGCGGCTCGGGACTGTTCGTCGCCGCCGTTCAGCACGAAGCTGAAGAGGCCGCTCGACCCGATAAAGTCGCGCCGCCAGATATCATGGCCGGGACAGCTGGGCAGCGCGGGATGAAGGACGCGGGCGACGTGCGGCTGATCGGCGAGCCAGCGGGCGATCTGCAGGGCGCTGTCCTGATGCTGGTTGAGGCGGACGCCAAGAGTGCGCAGGCCGCGAGAGGCGAGCCAGGCGTCGTCCGGGCTGACCATTTGGCCCAGTAGGTGCGCGGTCTGGCGGACCTTCGGGAACAGCGCCGGAGTGGCGGTGACGGAGCCGAGCATGACGTCGCTGTGGCCGACGATATATTTGGTGCAGGCGAGAATGGAGATGTCTGCGCCGTGAGAGAGAGCCCGGAAGAAATAGGGCGTGGCCCAGGTATTGTCGATCAGGGTGACGATGCCTTTTTCCCGGGCGAGTGCGGTGATGGCCGGGACGTCCTGCACTTCGAACGTCAGGCTGCCGGGGCTTTCGAGGAAGATGGCGCGGGTTTTTTCATGAATGAAATGGTGAATTGAAACGGATTTTAGCGGGTCATAGTAAGTCGTTTCGATACCGTAACTTTTGAGCATCTTGTCGCAGAAGTTGCGGGTCGGGTCGTAGGCGCTGTCGACCATCAGGAGGTGGTCGCCCGGCTTGAGCACGGACAGCAGGGCGCAGGCGATGGCGGCGACGCCGGAGGGGAAGAGCATCGTGCCTTCCGCGCCCGGTTCCATTTCGGTGAGCGCGTCGGCGAGGCTCCAGGCGGTCGGCGTGCCCTTGCGGCCGTAGAAGAGGCGTTCGTGCGTGCTGCTGCTGGCGGCGCGGCGCAGATGGGCGACATCGTCATAGAGGATGGTCGAGGCCCGCCAGACGGGCGGATTGACGATCGCGCCGGGCTGACCGGGCATGCCGGTCCATTCAGGCTTGCGCCCCGCCTGCGCCAGATGGGTGAGCGGCTTGCGATCCTTGCTCATGCAGCGGCACCCGTCGCCTTGGGCGTTGCGGGATCGAGGCCCCATTCGGACCAGCTGCCGTCATAGAGGGTCA is a window of Sphingobium sp. MI1205 DNA encoding:
- a CDS encoding nicotinate-nucleotide adenylyltransferase — its product is MARIGLLGGSFNPAHGGHRAISLFAAKALRLDEVWWLVSPGNPLKPRKGMAPLPARLRHARHMARRAPIRATAIEQALGTRFTVNTVRTITRRFPRNRFIWLMGGDNLAQFDQWKDWRGIARQLPIAVIARPGYDGTARGSGAMAWLRRFVRPARQSAEWTDWRTPALVLLRFRPDPRSATLLRQAKPLWHCEYEHARVRDSLTRRLIV
- a CDS encoding sterol desaturase family protein — its product is MTVLSLFLIFAATVAAMEGFAYAMHRWVMHGPGWFLHASHHRPRTGWWEANDLYFVIFAMPSILLLLGGVQWGWGDWATACGAGIAAYGLIYLGFHDILVHRRIGHRHVPRSRYMKRIVQAHRLHHAVGTREGCVSFGFLIAPRPEQLKRQLSSGGRAGLREARTVVDTD
- the metC gene encoding cystathionine beta-lyase, with the translated sequence MSKDRKPLTHLAQAGRKPEWTGMPGQPGAIVNPPVWRASTILYDDVAHLRRAASSSTHERLFYGRKGTPTAWSLADALTEMEPGAEGTMLFPSGVAAIACALLSVLKPGDHLLMVDSAYDPTRNFCDKMLKSYGIETTYYDPLKSVSIHHFIHEKTRAIFLESPGSLTFEVQDVPAITALAREKGIVTLIDNTWATPYFFRALSHGADISILACTKYIVGHSDVMLGSVTATPALFPKVRQTAHLLGQMVSPDDAWLASRGLRTLGVRLNQHQDSALQIARWLADQPHVARVLHPALPSCPGHDIWRRDFIGSSGLFSFVLNGGDEQSRAALIDGLAHFGIGYSWGGFESLALPVDPARYRTATAWQAEGPVVRLQIGLEDPADLIADLDAGLTRFRKARG